The Cellulomonas flavigena DSM 20109 DNA segment TCGGCGAGGTCATCGGCCCGAAGGGCAAGATGATCAACCAGATCCAGGAGGAGACCGGCGCCGACATCTCCATCGAGGACGACGGCACGGTCTACATCGGCGCCACCGACGGACCGTCGGCGGAGGCCGCGCGGGCCGCGATCAACGCGATCGCGAACCCGCACATGCCCGAGATCGGCGAGCGCTTCGTCGGCACCGTGGTGAAGACGACGACGTTCGGTGCGTTCATCTCGCTGTCGCCGGGCAAGGACGGGCTGCTGCACATCTCGCAGATCCGCAAGCTCGTCGGCGGCAAGCGCGTCGAGAACGTCGAGGACGTCCTGGCCGTCGGGCAGAAGGTCCAGGTCGAGATCGGCGAGATCGACCCGCGCGGCAAGCTGTCGCTGCACGCGGTCCTCGACGAGGAGCAGGCCGAGGGCGAGAAGGCGGCCGCGACGGCCGACGCCGACGCCTGACGTGCCGCAGATCCTCCCGCTCGTCGCACCCGGCTCGCCGGGTGCCGAGCTCGTCGTCGGGCAGGACGGGGGCGCCGCCGTGCGGCGCACCGTCCTGCCCGGCGGCGTCCGGGTCCTGACCGAGCACATGCCCGGTCTGCGCTCGGCCACGGTCGGCGCGTGGGTCGGTGTCGGCTCGCGCGACGAGATGTCGGGTCACTTCGGCTCGACGCACTTCCTCGAGCACCTGCTGTTCAAGGGCACCGCACGACGCTCGGCGATGGACATCGCCGAGGCCTTCGACGCGGTCGGCGGCGAGGCGAACGCCGCCACCGGCAAGGAGCACACCTGCTACTACGCGCGGGTGCTCGACACGGACGTGCCCATCGCTGTCGACGTCATCGCCGACATGGTGACCTCCGCGCGGCTGGACCCCGACGAGCTCGAGACCGAGCGCGGCGTGATCCTCGAGGAGCTCGCGATGAACGACGACGACCCGTCGGACGTCGCGCACGAGCAGTTCGCCACGGCCGTGTTCGGTGACACGCCGCTCGGTCGACCCATCGGCGGGACGCCGCACGCGATCCGGTCCGTGCCGCGGGACGCCGTGTGGGAGCACTACCGCGAGCACTACCGGCCCGACACGCTCGTCGTGACGGCCGCCGGCGGCGTCGACCACGACGCGCTCTGCGCGCAGGTGGCGGACGCGCTCGCCGCCGGTGGGTGGGACCTCGCGGCCGGTGCCGTGCCCGCGCCACGACGTGCGGTCGGGGAGCGGGGTGCGGTCTCCGTCGGCGTCGAGCTCACGGTCCGCCGTCCCACCGAGCAGGCCAACGTCATCGTCGGCGGCACGTGCCTCAACGCCACCGACGGCCGCCGGTTCGTGCTCTCGGTGCTCAGCGCCGCGCTCGGCGGTGGCATGTCGTCGCGGCTGTTCCAGGAGATCCGCGAGAAGCGTGGCCTGGCGTACTCGACGTACTCCTACGCGAGCGGCCACGCCGAGACCGGCCTGTTCGGCCTGTACGCCGGGTGTGCACCCGCCAAGGTCGACGAGGTCACCGAGCTCATGGTCGCCGAGCTGGAGCGCATGGCCTCCGAGGCGATGGGTGCCGCGGAGCTGGAGCGCAGCATCGGCCAGCTCTGCGGCGGGCTCGTCCTGGGCATGGAGGACAGCGGCTCGCGCATGAGCCGCCTGGGCAAGGCCGAGCTCGTGCACGGCGAGCTGCTGGACGTCGACGAGTCGCTCGCTCGGATCCGCGCCGTCACCGCGCGCGAGGTCCAGGAGCTGGCGGCCGAGCTCGCGGCGGCACCGCGCAGCGTCGTCCGCGTCGGTCCGTTCGGCGACTGAGGCGCCCGTCGGCGCCCGAACCCCTCACGCTGCGACGTCCCGCCCCGAGCGGGGCGTCGCAGCGGCATGATGAGGCATGGCCGTCGCCGTGGACTCCTACCGCCGCCTCCCTGTCCCCGCCGCGCTCGAGGGCGTGGCCGAGCACGCCTGGGTCGCGCGTCACGACGGCGCGCGTCGTCACACCGAGGTCCTGCTGCCGGACGGTCGCGGGCTGCTCCAGCTCGTGCGCGGGACCCCGGGCCGGCTCGTCGACCCGCTGGCGGGCGGAGCCGTACCCGACGCCGACGGCGTGCGCAGTGCGCTGACGCACGCGCTGGTCGCGGAGCAGACCGGCCCGGTCGCGCGGCTCGGCGTCCAGCTGCACCCCGTGGCGCTCGCACGGCTGCGTGCCGCGCGGCCCGTCGCCGACGCGTGGCACCCGCTCACCGAGGTGCTCGCCGCCGACGTCGTGGCGCGCGTGGGTGACCTGCTGGCGGCGGGTCACGACGACACCGCGGTGGCGGCCGTCCTCGACGCGCTCGCCGCCGTACCGCGACGTGCCGACGCCGACCTCGACCGCCTCGAGGATGCGCTGCGGTTCGTCGACGAGCGGCGTGGCCTCGTCCGGCAGGCCGACGTCGCGCGTGCCGCGGGCACGAGCCTGGGGGAGCTGCACCGCTGGTGCACGCAGCTGCTCGGGATGTCGCCGGCGCAGTACCTCGCGGCCGCGCGGTTCAGCACGTTCGTGCGCGAGTACGTGGCCGTCGGCCCGGTGGATCCGGCGGCGGTGGTCGCCGTCGTCGAGTGGTTCGTCGAGACGGGGTACCCGCCGCGGGAGGTCGAGCGGTTCACGGGCCTGCCGCCCGCCGAGCTGCGCCGGCTCGCCGAGCACCTTGCCGCGGGCGCTGCGGCCGCCCGCTGACGTGGACGCCGCTCCGTCGGTCCCGGACGTGGCGGCTAGGGTGACGTCCCGTGAGCGAACCGATCCGCGTGGCCGTGCTGGGAGCGTCCGGACGCATGGGGGCGACCACCGTGCGCGCCGTGCAGGAGGCCGGCGGGCTCGAGCTCGTCGCCGCGATCGACGCGGGGGACGACCTGCGCGCCGTCACGGACGCGGCCGCGCAGGTCGCCGTGGACTTCACCGTGCCGTCGGCGACCGAGCAGAACGTGCACACGCTC contains these protein-coding regions:
- a CDS encoding M16 family metallopeptidase, producing the protein MPQILPLVAPGSPGAELVVGQDGGAAVRRTVLPGGVRVLTEHMPGLRSATVGAWVGVGSRDEMSGHFGSTHFLEHLLFKGTARRSAMDIAEAFDAVGGEANAATGKEHTCYYARVLDTDVPIAVDVIADMVTSARLDPDELETERGVILEELAMNDDDPSDVAHEQFATAVFGDTPLGRPIGGTPHAIRSVPRDAVWEHYREHYRPDTLVVTAAGGVDHDALCAQVADALAAGGWDLAAGAVPAPRRAVGERGAVSVGVELTVRRPTEQANVIVGGTCLNATDGRRFVLSVLSAALGGGMSSRLFQEIREKRGLAYSTYSYASGHAETGLFGLYAGCAPAKVDEVTELMVAELERMASEAMGAAELERSIGQLCGGLVLGMEDSGSRMSRLGKAELVHGELLDVDESLARIRAVTAREVQELAAELAAAPRSVVRVGPFGD